One window from the genome of Gimesia aquarii encodes:
- a CDS encoding N,N-dimethylformamidase beta subunit family domain-containing protein produces MKDVNPDRRNLLKGAVATSLASLAGTVSLNASQSAGADPDLIHRENLKAGASDWQLTRVQLDKRGGFRSSKIEGYCSKQSVAAGDEIEIMVSTRPAQEFKIEIFRTGYYGGRGARLMQNLGPFQGKPQPVPKPGKKNLHECHWDAAVSLTIPDDWPSGVYLGRLSTLKDKTGYGYWQNYVVFIVKDDRPADILFQCSDNTWQAYNKWPSNYSVYTHPKGNQGPWADVSFDRPYAKYAQIYDNPQSLGSGEWLCFEFPFAYWLEKHGYDVTYCSNSDMVTPDHGLKCKSFLSVGHDEYWDIKQYESVVKMRDSGVNLLFFSGNSVCWVTPLLESTDGRPQRIMFRGGPYGGKYKYAEARERDNGPFPHRGPDEGYLMGSRNVDPVNGGGDWVCELPDHWMFKNTGMKKGDSIPGLIGWEYHGDPPSDIPGLEVVARGTALQGGVNPQQWTATIYPGPKGNFVFNASTIFWCQDLASPPGHMLPWSHWSRPHGPDERVQQITHNLIQRAIS; encoded by the coding sequence ATGAAAGATGTGAACCCAGATCGCCGCAATCTCCTCAAAGGAGCCGTAGCAACTTCATTGGCGTCGCTGGCGGGGACTGTTTCTTTGAACGCATCTCAGTCAGCAGGTGCTGATCCCGATTTGATCCATCGTGAAAACTTGAAAGCAGGGGCCTCGGATTGGCAACTCACACGGGTTCAGCTCGATAAACGGGGGGGATTCCGCTCATCTAAGATCGAAGGGTATTGTTCGAAGCAAAGCGTTGCTGCCGGGGACGAAATTGAGATTATGGTTTCGACACGTCCAGCCCAGGAATTCAAAATCGAAATTTTTCGTACCGGTTATTATGGTGGACGTGGCGCAAGATTGATGCAAAATTTGGGTCCCTTTCAAGGTAAACCTCAGCCTGTACCAAAACCGGGCAAAAAGAATTTACATGAGTGTCATTGGGACGCCGCTGTTTCTTTAACCATTCCTGACGACTGGCCAAGCGGTGTTTATCTGGGTCGGCTTTCAACACTTAAAGATAAAACAGGATATGGCTATTGGCAAAATTATGTCGTCTTTATTGTCAAAGATGATCGTCCTGCCGACATTCTCTTTCAATGTTCTGACAACACCTGGCAGGCTTATAACAAATGGCCAAGTAACTATTCTGTTTATACGCATCCCAAAGGAAATCAAGGTCCCTGGGCTGATGTCAGTTTTGATCGTCCCTATGCCAAGTACGCACAGATTTATGATAACCCGCAATCTCTCGGTTCGGGTGAGTGGCTCTGTTTTGAATTCCCGTTTGCCTACTGGCTGGAAAAGCACGGTTATGATGTGACCTACTGCTCGAATAGTGATATGGTCACCCCAGATCATGGCTTAAAGTGCAAGTCGTTTTTGTCAGTGGGGCACGATGAGTACTGGGACATTAAGCAGTACGAATCTGTCGTCAAGATGCGTGATTCCGGTGTGAACCTGCTCTTCTTTTCCGGTAACTCGGTATGTTGGGTAACGCCACTATTAGAGAGTACCGATGGACGGCCACAGCGGATTATGTTTCGCGGTGGTCCTTACGGCGGAAAGTATAAGTATGCCGAAGCACGTGAACGAGATAATGGACCGTTTCCCCATCGTGGCCCGGATGAAGGTTACTTAATGGGCTCCCGGAATGTGGATCCTGTGAACGGGGGCGGAGACTGGGTATGTGAATTACCCGACCATTGGATGTTTAAAAACACCGGGATGAAAAAAGGTGATTCCATTCCTGGCCTCATCGGTTGGGAATATCATGGCGATCCACCATCTGATATTCCAGGATTAGAAGTCGTCGCGCGAGGTACGGCTCTCCAGGGAGGCGTGAATCCACAGCAATGGACGGCCACGATCTACCCGGGACCCAAAGGGAACTTTGTGTTTAATGCTTCTACAATCTTCTGGTGTCAGGACCTTGCCAGTCCACCCGGTCATATGTTGCCCTGGTCGCACTGGTCCCGACCGCATGGCCCGGATGAACGCGTTCAACAGATCACTCATAATCTGATCCAGCGGGCTATTTCCTGA
- a CDS encoding M20 metallopeptidase family protein — protein MASFSLDQAEIRAFYQAFSKQLEIELKELEPTLVDIRRTLHKFPEVSGEEKRTSQLISEKLNAIGLQPQIMRKDVGVTADLTLGTIAPNAPLIAIRADIDALRITDQKEVDYCSHNPGIGHLCGHDAHTAITLGVALGVNRLAEYFKNQWKGFGLRLRFIFQPAEEICLGARWLVKQGVMEDVDAIIGLHMDPEIEAGAANIRYGVMTAFCDEVQFKIHGTGGHAARPHHVDDPITTAAQLISSLYQNLPRSIDSRTPAVFTIGQIAAGQAPNVVPETAELRGSLRSTNEHARSVLHKTIEDIAQGIALSTGTRIDVLFKSPLPAVVNDSIITAAFEQSAKDVLGHQQVGQIDMPSMGGEDFSIYLDSAPGSMLRLGCARPDQEAVFLHSPYFDIDERVLAIGSRIMLQTALLLSLNPQILQKGG, from the coding sequence GTGGCATCATTTTCTCTGGATCAAGCCGAAATCAGAGCCTTCTATCAAGCGTTTTCCAAACAGCTTGAAATAGAACTGAAAGAACTGGAACCGACACTCGTCGATATTCGACGCACACTTCACAAATTTCCCGAAGTCAGTGGTGAAGAGAAAAGAACATCCCAGTTGATCTCGGAAAAATTAAACGCAATTGGGCTGCAACCTCAAATTATGCGCAAAGACGTAGGCGTCACCGCAGACTTGACTCTGGGTACAATTGCTCCCAATGCGCCTCTGATTGCCATTCGTGCCGACATTGATGCCTTACGAATTACAGATCAGAAAGAAGTTGATTATTGCTCTCATAACCCGGGTATCGGGCATCTCTGTGGACATGACGCCCATACAGCGATCACTTTAGGAGTGGCACTTGGAGTCAATCGACTCGCCGAATATTTCAAAAACCAATGGAAGGGATTCGGACTCCGCTTGCGGTTTATTTTTCAGCCTGCTGAAGAAATTTGCTTAGGCGCACGCTGGCTGGTCAAACAAGGGGTCATGGAAGACGTCGATGCCATTATTGGCCTGCATATGGACCCGGAAATTGAAGCGGGCGCTGCCAATATTCGCTATGGTGTCATGACAGCTTTCTGCGATGAAGTCCAATTTAAAATCCACGGAACGGGAGGTCATGCAGCGCGACCGCATCATGTTGATGATCCAATTACCACAGCCGCTCAACTCATCTCGAGTCTCTATCAGAATCTCCCCCGATCCATCGATTCGCGCACGCCAGCTGTATTTACGATTGGGCAAATCGCTGCTGGACAGGCCCCGAATGTCGTTCCTGAAACTGCAGAATTGAGAGGGTCCTTGCGTTCCACCAATGAGCATGCTCGTTCCGTTTTACACAAGACGATCGAAGACATCGCTCAGGGGATTGCACTCAGCACCGGCACAAGAATTGATGTTCTCTTTAAATCCCCCCTGCCGGCAGTCGTCAATGATTCGATTATAACCGCTGCTTTTGAACAATCGGCAAAAGATGTGCTGGGACATCAGCAAGTAGGCCAGATCGACATGCCCAGTATGGGGGGGGAAGATTTTTCGATTTATCTGGATTCGGCTCCTGGTTCGATGTTACGGCTGGGCTGTGCACGACCAGATCAGGAAGCGGTGTTTCTACATTCTCCTTATTTCGACATTGATGAACGCGTACTAGCCATCGGCAGCCGCATCATGCTGCAGACGGCACTTCTGCTTTCACTCAATCCACAAATTCTTCAAAAAGGTGGCTAA
- a CDS encoding carboxylate-amine ligase, translating to MGPISFARNDYPTLGVELELQMVDAETFALSSSITELLAQLPEETAQSVKPELMQSYLEINTGICRTVSDVRDDLTGKLKDVTQAADKLGLKLFWAATHPFSSWRDQEITVNERYYELVDLMQDVARRLVTFGLHIHVGVDSGDKAVMVCDRMMRHLPLLLSLSSNSPFWENRDTGLHSNRSKIMEGLPTAGLPPAMRNWSEYTWLINHLISTGFINTIREIWWDIRPHHNFGTVEIRVCDMPANLEQVLSLTALVQCLVKSISNEIDEGAYQLQHHPMMVQQNKWRATRYGIDASLVNSDSYRLYSVLDSTTHLVDLLSDSSKQLECTTELQGIYDLIQNSGAKRQLEIMKETGDRREVVKQMIEENNTF from the coding sequence ATGGGACCAATTTCTTTTGCAAGAAATGATTACCCGACTCTGGGAGTAGAACTCGAACTCCAGATGGTGGATGCGGAAACATTTGCCCTTTCAAGTTCAATTACAGAGCTATTGGCGCAGCTTCCCGAAGAAACAGCTCAATCTGTCAAACCGGAACTAATGCAAAGTTACCTCGAAATCAACACGGGAATCTGCCGTACGGTTTCGGATGTCCGTGACGATCTGACAGGAAAACTAAAAGATGTCACTCAAGCCGCAGACAAACTGGGGCTCAAACTGTTTTGGGCTGCCACGCATCCCTTTTCTTCCTGGCGGGATCAGGAAATTACTGTCAATGAACGCTACTACGAGCTGGTCGACCTGATGCAGGATGTGGCCCGCAGGCTGGTCACCTTTGGTTTGCATATTCATGTGGGAGTCGATTCAGGCGATAAGGCCGTCATGGTCTGCGACCGTATGATGAGGCACTTGCCTTTACTGCTCTCGCTCTCTTCCAATTCTCCCTTCTGGGAAAATCGGGATACGGGCCTGCATTCGAATCGTTCCAAAATCATGGAAGGCTTACCCACAGCCGGACTACCTCCCGCCATGCGTAACTGGAGTGAATATACGTGGCTGATCAACCACTTGATCAGTACTGGTTTCATCAATACGATTCGCGAAATCTGGTGGGATATCCGTCCGCATCATAACTTCGGTACTGTGGAAATTCGCGTTTGTGATATGCCCGCTAATCTGGAACAGGTTTTATCTCTGACCGCTTTAGTGCAATGTCTCGTCAAATCCATCTCCAATGAAATTGATGAAGGCGCTTATCAACTACAGCATCACCCCATGATGGTCCAGCAAAATAAATGGCGCGCCACGCGCTATGGGATTGACGCCAGCCTGGTAAATAGCGACAGTTATCGGCTCTATTCCGTACTGGATTCGACCACCCATTTGGTTGATCTTCTTTCCGATTCTTCAAAACAGCTGGAGTGTACAACTGAGTTACAAGGGATCTATGACTTGATCCAAAATTCTGGAGCCAAGCGACAATTGGAGATTATGAAAGAAACGGGGGATCGACGAGAAGTCGTCAAACAGATGATCGAAGAAAATAACACCTTCTGA
- a CDS encoding excinuclease ABC subunit UvrC, whose amino-acid sequence MSDTDNLPSNESPAPESADQSAQTPQEKVRSFPTTAGIYLMKDAQGRVIYIGKAVNLKSRASSYFTQAAAVDRRTAELVTEIADIDFLETETEVDALLLEARLIKDIRPRFNSELKDDKTFPYLEITTREDFPRVEFTRKPHTKGTKLYGPFTNAKQLRGTITVLQKIFRFRNCSLDIEEGDEKWRWFRPCLLHSINQCTAPCNLRISKEDYRKDINKLKLFLDGKKDRLLNEMKKEMQAASEKKLYEKAARLRDEIQLLDSLNLRGNLEDHAQPEVFYIDPKKGMQGLKKVFQLPELPRRIEGVDIAHLQGGETVASLVQFIDGLPFKHGYKRFKIRTVKGIDDFASIREVVSRRISRLHQEGESFPDILLIDGGKGQLSAAMSAMHELGVEPPFTISLAKREEEVFVPGESEPRRLSRHSYGLRLLQYVRDESHRFAQHYHHLLRKKSHFDE is encoded by the coding sequence GTGTCTGATACCGACAATCTCCCTAGCAATGAATCTCCAGCACCTGAGTCTGCAGACCAGAGTGCGCAGACACCTCAGGAAAAAGTGCGATCTTTCCCCACAACGGCCGGTATTTATCTGATGAAAGATGCGCAGGGGCGCGTGATTTATATCGGCAAAGCGGTCAACTTGAAAAGCCGCGCTTCAAGTTATTTTACGCAAGCTGCCGCCGTTGACCGCCGTACCGCAGAACTGGTGACAGAAATCGCTGACATTGATTTCCTGGAAACGGAAACGGAAGTCGATGCGCTGCTACTAGAAGCCCGACTGATCAAAGATATTAGGCCACGTTTCAATTCCGAACTCAAGGACGATAAAACGTTTCCGTATCTCGAAATTACGACGCGTGAAGATTTCCCGCGAGTCGAGTTCACACGCAAGCCACATACTAAGGGAACGAAGCTGTATGGCCCCTTTACCAACGCCAAACAACTCAGAGGCACAATCACCGTCTTACAGAAAATTTTCCGCTTCCGAAACTGCTCACTGGATATTGAAGAGGGAGACGAAAAATGGCGCTGGTTCCGCCCTTGCCTGCTGCACAGCATCAACCAATGCACGGCTCCCTGTAATTTGCGAATCAGTAAAGAAGATTATCGTAAAGACATCAACAAGCTAAAGCTGTTTCTGGATGGCAAAAAAGACCGTCTCTTGAATGAGATGAAAAAAGAGATGCAGGCTGCCTCAGAAAAAAAACTCTATGAGAAGGCGGCCCGCTTGCGGGATGAAATTCAATTGCTGGACAGCTTAAACCTGCGTGGTAATTTAGAAGATCATGCCCAGCCGGAAGTATTTTATATTGACCCGAAAAAAGGGATGCAGGGTTTAAAGAAAGTCTTCCAACTCCCTGAATTGCCTCGCCGTATCGAAGGCGTGGACATTGCCCACCTGCAGGGAGGTGAAACAGTCGCGAGCCTGGTACAGTTCATCGACGGGTTACCTTTCAAACACGGTTATAAGCGTTTTAAAATTCGCACCGTCAAAGGCATTGACGATTTCGCCTCGATTCGCGAAGTCGTCAGCCGTCGCATCAGTCGTCTGCATCAGGAAGGCGAAAGCTTTCCCGATATTCTGCTCATCGACGGCGGGAAAGGCCAACTGAGCGCGGCGATGTCCGCAATGCACGAACTGGGTGTGGAGCCCCCGTTTACGATTTCCCTCGCCAAACGCGAAGAAGAAGTCTTCGTCCCCGGCGAATCCGAACCCCGCCGCCTCAGCCGCCACTCGTACGGCTTAAGACTCCTGCAATACGTGCGCGACGAATCCCACCGCTTTGCCCAGCACTATCATCATCTGCTGCGGAAGAAATCGCACTTTGACGAGTGA
- a CDS encoding cyclic-phosphate processing receiver domain-containing protein: MTSTIVILDDELDRLEAMNAVLSEELSQYKIAMFKNAPDIIAWLQDSISSAALISLDHDLFPQSEAEPDPGTGRDVADFIATQSPVCHVIIHTTNSIAAPGMEMVLNDAGWTNSRVMPFNDLEWVTTWWIREVIDHLK, from the coding sequence ATGACATCAACAATTGTGATTCTTGATGACGAGCTTGATCGACTGGAAGCAATGAACGCTGTCCTGTCTGAAGAACTCTCGCAATACAAGATTGCGATGTTTAAAAATGCGCCTGATATCATTGCCTGGTTACAAGATAGCATATCGTCTGCTGCTCTCATCAGCCTTGATCATGATCTGTTCCCACAATCCGAAGCAGAACCCGACCCTGGAACGGGGCGCGATGTTGCTGATTTTATTGCGACACAGTCTCCCGTTTGCCATGTTATCATCCACACGACAAATTCAATTGCCGCACCTGGAATGGAAATGGTACTCAATGATGCCGGCTGGACAAACTCACGTGTGATGCCATTTAATGATTTGGAATGGGTAACCACATGGTGGATTCGGGAAGTCATCGACCATCTCAAATAA
- a CDS encoding endonuclease/exonuclease/phosphatase family protein — MTNRQLSTPPEKRSRTTWILTTLVTGFSLLLLLFQTLCYTQQYDACAAVTVYPSWVWFLCGLCFALILIRNKNKRTVVATLCLWLLFLVFFADTPLSLWRGIGSPSDREWIDAREQQRTMRVISLNCSGRKTSVLALKQWEPELILLQETPNKNQLTEITNELMGANGVFLSGVDTSLITRGEIELIAATGNYIAGKITLPSGQELVVASLRLSPPPFRFDLWNPECWRAFRDHRMKQRAEVKDLSQVLAALPTGLPVIVGGDFNANPRDPIFAELPASLQDAFVSAGSGWGNTIINDIPFLRIDQIWINDSFQPVRVIANTSVDTDHRTVIADLIFK, encoded by the coding sequence ATGACGAATCGCCAACTAAGTACTCCACCTGAGAAACGAAGCCGTACCACCTGGATTCTGACGACACTTGTTACAGGTTTTTCTCTACTACTGTTGCTATTCCAGACACTTTGTTATACACAACAATACGATGCGTGTGCTGCCGTCACAGTTTATCCGAGTTGGGTCTGGTTTTTATGTGGTTTGTGCTTCGCTCTCATTCTGATCAGAAACAAAAATAAGCGAACTGTGGTCGCTACACTCTGCTTGTGGCTTTTGTTTCTGGTTTTCTTTGCTGATACGCCTTTAAGTCTCTGGCGAGGCATTGGGAGTCCATCAGATCGCGAATGGATTGACGCCCGAGAGCAACAGCGCACCATGCGAGTGATTTCGCTAAACTGTAGCGGCAGGAAAACATCGGTTCTCGCCTTAAAGCAATGGGAACCGGAACTGATTCTACTACAGGAGACGCCAAACAAAAATCAACTGACAGAAATCACCAATGAACTCATGGGTGCTAACGGAGTCTTTCTGTCCGGCGTGGATACGTCCCTGATCACGCGAGGAGAGATTGAACTGATAGCCGCGACAGGGAATTATATCGCAGGTAAGATCACTCTCCCCTCGGGCCAGGAATTGGTGGTCGCTTCTCTGCGACTCTCTCCCCCTCCGTTCCGCTTTGATTTATGGAATCCGGAGTGCTGGCGCGCGTTTCGAGATCACCGCATGAAACAGCGGGCTGAAGTTAAAGACCTTTCCCAAGTATTAGCGGCCCTTCCTACAGGGCTTCCCGTCATTGTGGGAGGAGATTTCAACGCCAATCCTCGCGATCCGATTTTTGCGGAATTACCAGCGTCTCTACAAGATGCTTTTGTGAGTGCAGGCAGTGGATGGGGAAATACCATTATCAACGACATCCCGTTTTTACGAATCGACCAAATCTGGATCAACGATTCATTTCAGCCAGTACGAGTTATAGCAAACACCTCAGTCGACACTGACCATCGGACAGTGATCGCCGATCTGATTTTTAAATAA
- a CDS encoding outer membrane protein assembly factor BamB family protein: MTENQKSETSQPVEPQEDDAVSSDTKLQPLRSWPPILFLIGILVTRFLTRAIEVNSTLMLMVVIFGPMVFGGLILLWWLFASRATVKEKIVGTAVVVLAAIATMFLIDPSMKGPAVMSITVPMGLGLFGLAAVLVSKMLSFKRTVIITACSVIGFGFSTLVRSDGMWGHYEMDLAWRWTPNAEDSFLAKDNGQSPSDLSQLTVTELDQQLTDPAWPAFRGNQRDGVLSGVTLADKWTNEVSTPLWKIAIGPGWSSFAIAGNLLFTQEQRGDYEAIVCYDARSGNEIWKQQIQSRFYEPMGGAGPRATPTLADGQLYVMGAKGHLIRLDPKTGKIVWQQDVREVAGREPPMWGFCSSPLVVDSLVIVHAGGNGDKGVLAFDTETGDLKWSAPSGDHSYSSPVLLTIAGQSVIAMLTNKELNLFNPADGTVLLNYECAVDGFRALQPQVIEDDSILIATGMGKGVQRVRVTNTDGKWEAEQVWIALGLKPDFSDFVIHEGYAYGFDGSIFLCFDLKDGKRKWKRGRYGKGQVLLLDDSGQLLVISEQGEVVLLKADPKTHTELARFQSIDGKTWNHPVLRGDQLFVRNAEQAASFRLPLAK; this comes from the coding sequence ATGACAGAAAATCAAAAATCAGAAACAAGTCAACCAGTCGAACCACAAGAAGATGATGCAGTGTCATCTGATACTAAATTACAACCGTTACGCAGCTGGCCTCCGATTTTGTTTCTGATCGGCATACTGGTGACACGGTTTTTAACCCGCGCGATCGAAGTCAACTCGACTCTTATGTTAATGGTGGTCATCTTTGGTCCCATGGTGTTTGGTGGTTTGATTTTATTGTGGTGGCTGTTTGCCAGTCGTGCCACGGTGAAAGAGAAAATCGTGGGAACCGCAGTAGTCGTTTTGGCCGCGATCGCGACGATGTTCCTGATTGACCCTTCGATGAAAGGACCGGCTGTGATGTCAATCACCGTGCCCATGGGGCTGGGGCTGTTTGGACTTGCCGCGGTTCTGGTTTCGAAAATGCTCTCATTTAAGAGAACAGTGATTATCACTGCCTGCTCTGTCATTGGGTTTGGCTTCTCTACTCTGGTGCGCAGTGATGGAATGTGGGGGCATTACGAAATGGATTTAGCGTGGCGCTGGACCCCGAATGCGGAAGACAGTTTTCTGGCAAAAGATAACGGACAGTCCCCGAGTGATTTGAGTCAACTGACAGTCACCGAACTCGACCAGCAACTTACTGATCCCGCGTGGCCTGCATTCCGCGGCAATCAGCGAGATGGCGTACTCAGCGGTGTGACTCTGGCTGACAAATGGACGAATGAAGTTTCGACCCCACTCTGGAAGATCGCCATCGGTCCTGGTTGGTCCTCCTTTGCCATTGCCGGTAACCTGCTTTTCACTCAGGAGCAACGCGGCGATTACGAAGCGATCGTTTGTTATGACGCTCGTTCTGGAAACGAAATCTGGAAGCAACAGATTCAATCTCGATTTTATGAACCGATGGGGGGCGCTGGTCCTCGTGCCACTCCCACACTTGCCGATGGGCAACTTTACGTCATGGGAGCAAAAGGGCACTTAATAAGGCTCGATCCCAAAACGGGGAAAATTGTCTGGCAACAAGACGTTCGTGAAGTTGCTGGTCGAGAACCACCGATGTGGGGGTTCTGCTCTTCGCCTCTTGTCGTTGATTCACTGGTCATTGTTCATGCGGGGGGTAATGGTGATAAAGGCGTTCTGGCATTCGATACCGAAACCGGTGATTTAAAGTGGTCGGCTCCGTCTGGCGATCACTCCTATAGCTCTCCTGTGTTGCTCACTATTGCCGGACAAAGTGTTATTGCGATGTTGACGAACAAAGAACTCAACTTGTTCAATCCAGCCGATGGTACTGTGCTGCTCAATTACGAATGTGCCGTTGATGGCTTTCGCGCATTACAACCTCAGGTGATTGAAGACGATTCCATCCTGATTGCGACCGGAATGGGCAAGGGGGTTCAACGAGTTCGCGTCACAAACACAGATGGTAAATGGGAGGCGGAACAAGTCTGGATTGCCCTCGGTTTGAAACCAGACTTTAGTGACTTTGTGATCCATGAAGGTTACGCTTATGGATTTGACGGCAGCATTTTCTTGTGCTTCGATCTCAAAGACGGGAAACGCAAATGGAAGCGGGGCCGTTACGGAAAAGGTCAGGTTTTGTTACTTGATGATTCCGGGCAGTTGTTAGTGATCAGCGAGCAAGGTGAAGTCGTGTTACTGAAAGCCGATCCCAAAACACATACAGAACTGGCAAGGTTTCAGTCGATCGACGGCAAAACCTGGAATCATCCCGTTTTGCGTGGCGACCAGTTATTCGTCCGCAATGCAGAACAGGCCGCCTCTTTTCGCCTGCCATTGGCAAAATAA
- a CDS encoding glutamine synthetase III family protein, which produces MNTQIQSSDSPTTYPGANNGSQSKPSSPRSAAIAAVTGYSSNRSPMNFRETPTGDLFNNNVFSKKVMKKRLPKEIYKKLVRTIEDGEKLDCSTADVVASAIKDWAIEKGATHYAHVFYPLTGSTAEKHDSFLSPDGEGSAIAEFSGSQLIQGEPDGSSFPTGGIRATFEARGYTIWDVTSSAYILENSNGTTLCIPTAFVSWTGEALDKKTPVLRSMQALNTQAQRILKLFGHEDGDLVSSTAGPEQEYFLIDRNFYYARPDLLTAGRTLFGAKPPKGQEFDDHYFGAIPDRVLAFMFEAERELFKLGIPVKTRHNEVAPGQYEIAPQFESANIATDHQQLLMTTLRRTAEKHGMVCLTHEKPFAGVNGSGKHVNWSLGSASQGNLLDPGDTPHENAQFLLFCAAVIRAVHKYQGLLRAVVASASNDHRLGANEAPPAIISIFLGDQLTDVFEQIKAGGANSSIPKGTLTVGADVLPPLPKDAGDRNRTSPFAFTGNRFEFRAVGANQSIAGPLVAMNTIVADSLEFCATRLEEATGGDPDKLHSELQKLLTEIMNEHGSIVFNGDGYSEEWHAEAARRGLLNLKTTVDALPILESEDVKTLFTKHKVLSERELASRLETYLEQYCMTISVEVNLTIKMAKTFIFPAVIRYQSELVSNCANLKMLGYDFDTVTLDHVTDLVKILQDTIGELELAVSECESDDMLAEANHSCNVLLPIMNKVRAIADELEGIVADDLWPLPTYQEMLFIK; this is translated from the coding sequence GTGAACACGCAAATTCAAAGCTCAGACTCACCTACCACTTACCCTGGTGCCAACAATGGGAGTCAGAGCAAGCCCAGTTCCCCACGCTCTGCTGCTATCGCTGCAGTGACAGGTTACTCATCCAACCGGTCACCAATGAATTTTCGGGAAACCCCAACAGGTGATCTCTTTAACAACAACGTGTTTTCTAAAAAGGTAATGAAAAAACGTTTGCCAAAAGAAATCTACAAAAAACTGGTCCGGACGATTGAAGACGGCGAGAAGCTGGACTGCTCAACAGCCGATGTAGTGGCATCTGCCATTAAAGATTGGGCCATCGAAAAGGGGGCCACTCATTACGCCCACGTATTTTATCCCTTGACCGGATCAACGGCTGAAAAACACGACAGTTTCCTTTCACCTGATGGTGAAGGTAGCGCGATCGCGGAATTCAGCGGTTCTCAGCTCATTCAGGGTGAACCCGATGGTTCGAGCTTTCCCACTGGTGGAATTCGAGCCACGTTTGAAGCGCGGGGTTATACCATCTGGGATGTTACCAGTTCAGCTTATATTCTGGAAAATTCCAATGGAACGACACTCTGTATTCCTACGGCCTTTGTTTCATGGACGGGAGAAGCATTAGATAAAAAGACACCCGTGCTGCGTTCCATGCAGGCCTTGAATACTCAGGCTCAACGAATTTTGAAACTGTTTGGGCATGAGGATGGTGATCTGGTTTCATCGACCGCAGGTCCCGAACAGGAGTATTTTCTGATTGATCGTAACTTTTATTATGCAAGACCTGACCTGCTCACTGCAGGCCGCACTTTATTCGGAGCCAAACCACCGAAAGGTCAAGAGTTTGACGATCATTATTTTGGTGCGATTCCTGACCGCGTGCTGGCGTTTATGTTTGAAGCGGAACGAGAACTCTTCAAACTGGGAATTCCCGTTAAAACGCGACATAACGAAGTGGCACCAGGCCAATACGAAATCGCACCTCAATTTGAATCTGCGAATATCGCGACCGACCATCAACAATTGCTTATGACCACTTTGCGACGCACCGCAGAGAAACATGGCATGGTCTGTCTGACTCATGAAAAACCGTTCGCCGGTGTGAATGGTTCAGGAAAACATGTCAACTGGTCACTGGGGAGTGCCTCACAAGGTAACTTGCTTGATCCGGGAGATACTCCCCATGAAAACGCACAATTTCTGCTCTTCTGTGCCGCCGTGATCCGTGCCGTGCATAAATACCAGGGCTTGCTGCGTGCTGTCGTTGCTTCTGCCAGTAATGACCACCGTCTAGGCGCCAATGAAGCTCCTCCGGCGATCATTTCCATCTTCCTCGGTGATCAGCTTACGGATGTCTTTGAACAAATCAAAGCGGGTGGCGCGAACTCATCGATTCCCAAGGGAACCCTGACTGTGGGAGCGGACGTCTTGCCACCGCTGCCTAAAGATGCGGGAGACCGTAACCGTACCAGTCCCTTCGCGTTCACCGGAAACCGGTTTGAATTCCGTGCCGTTGGTGCAAACCAGTCGATTGCCGGCCCACTAGTAGCGATGAATACGATTGTCGCAGATTCACTTGAGTTTTGTGCCACCCGACTCGAAGAAGCAACCGGCGGTGATCCCGACAAACTCCATTCTGAGTTGCAAAAACTGTTGACAGAAATCATGAATGAACATGGTTCTATTGTCTTCAATGGAGATGGTTATAGCGAAGAATGGCATGCGGAAGCGGCCCGACGCGGTTTGCTCAATCTTAAAACCACCGTTGATGCTCTACCAATCTTAGAATCGGAAGATGTCAAAACGCTGTTTACCAAGCATAAAGTTCTTTCAGAACGAGAACTGGCTAGCCGTCTTGAAACATACCTGGAACAGTATTGCATGACGATTAGTGTAGAAGTCAATCTGACGATTAAGATGGCAAAAACTTTCATCTTCCCGGCCGTGATTCGCTACCAGAGCGAACTGGTTTCCAATTGTGCCAACTTGAAAATGCTGGGTTATGATTTTGATACTGTCACCCTGGATCATGTCACAGACCTGGTAAAAATTCTCCAAGATACAATCGGCGAACTGGAACTGGCTGTTTCAGAGTGTGAATCAGATGATATGCTTGCTGAAGCAAATCATAGTTGCAATGTTCTCTTGCCAATTATGAACAAGGTTCGGGCGATCGCAGATGAACTGGAAGGGATCGTTGCCGACGACCTTTGGCCTCTACCGACTTATCAGGAAATGCTGTTTATCAAATAA